GGGCGGGGAGATGTGGAGCGCGTCCCCGCGGCGATTCTCGCGGGCGTATTCGAGAGCCGCCCAGCACGCCGCGAGACCGGCGTCTCCCGGCGCGAATCCGAACGCCTCGAGAGACGCCGCGCGGAACGTCTCCGCCAGGCGCTTCTCGGCCGTCGCCTGGGCGAACGCGGCCGCCGGACGCGCCGTGGCGCGGCCGGCCCATCCGTCCGCCTCGCTCCCTTCCGGGAGGAGGATCTCCCGCGCGGGATACGCCGTCATCACGTCGGCGAGCTCTTCGTCGGCGACCTCGCCCGCGCGGAGCTCGCCGGTGGAGAGATCGAGAAAGGCGACGCCGGCCCGTTTTCCCCGGCGACAGAGCGCCGCGAGGTAGTTCGGCCGGGCTCCGGGGAGCGATTCCGGCTCGAGGACGGTGCCGGGCGTGACGATCCTCGTGATCTCCCGGCGAACGAGCCCCTTCGCCTTCTTCGCGTCCTCCACCTGGTCGCAGACGGCCACCCGATGGCCGGCCGCGATCAGCTGCGCGATGTATCCCTCGACGGCGTGGTGCGGCATCCCGCACATCGGCGCCTCGATGTCCGAATCGCGATGCCGGGAAGTCAGGGTGAGTCCGAGGAGCGCCGACGCGGTCCGCGCGTCCTCGAAGAAGAGCTCGTAGAAATCCCCCATCCGATAGAGGAGCAGGGCGTCGCCGGCGCGCGCTTTCGCCTCGAAATACTGCTGCAGCATGGGGGTGACGCGGGAAGCGACGCTCATGGGGAAGAGAGCGGCGATGGTAACATACGCGTCGCGGATGCTCGTGCTCGCGCTCGACACGGCCACTCCCGTTCCCGCGCTCGCTCTCGCCGGGATGCGCTTCGAGGAAGAGAGCCGTCTGCCCTCCGGACGTCACGTCTCCGAAGTCCTCCTTCCGGCCCTCGCAGCGCTCCTCGAACGGGCCGGCGCACGCCTCGGCGACGTCTCGCGCGTCGCGGCGCTCGCCGGTCCGGGATCGTTCACCGGGATCCGCGTGGGGCTCGCCACCGCGTGGGGCTTCGCCCGGTCCCTCCGGGTCCCG
This is a stretch of genomic DNA from Thermoanaerobaculia bacterium. It encodes these proteins:
- the tsaB gene encoding tRNA (adenosine(37)-N6)-threonylcarbamoyltransferase complex dimerization subunit type 1 TsaB, encoding MVTYASRMLVLALDTATPVPALALAGMRFEEESRLPSGRHVSEVLLPALAALLERAGARLGDVSRVAALAGPGSFTGIRVGLATAWGFARSLRVPLETVGSLEALAETARGTGETRVSAWLPAERGDVYAATYDLSGDRARLEGE